A stretch of the Enterobacter mori genome encodes the following:
- a CDS encoding flagellar basal body rod protein FlgF: MDRAIYTAMSAANAALNRQAVTSNNLANSSTAGFRAQLAAFRSVPIEGETLRTRALVAESTPFHDTTMGPITHTGRSLDVALPQDGWLAVALDDGSEGYTRNGAIEVDQDGALSVNGRPLMGDGGPLEVPPQSHVTIGSDGTVSALGMGDDPTMLVPVGRLKLVNADMNSMVHGDDGLFRAAGGEMLAQDETLRLTPEAIEGSNVSPVQAMTAMIANSRGFDMNMKVIRTADENAQKANQLLSVS, encoded by the coding sequence ATGGATCGCGCTATTTATACCGCCATGAGTGCCGCCAACGCGGCGCTCAACCGCCAGGCGGTCACCTCTAACAATCTGGCGAACAGCTCTACCGCAGGCTTTCGGGCCCAGCTGGCGGCCTTCCGCTCGGTGCCCATTGAAGGGGAAACCCTGCGCACCCGCGCGCTGGTGGCAGAGTCGACACCGTTTCATGACACCACCATGGGGCCGATTACCCACACCGGGCGCAGCCTGGACGTGGCCTTGCCGCAGGACGGCTGGCTGGCGGTGGCGCTGGACGACGGCAGCGAAGGCTATACCCGCAACGGCGCCATCGAAGTGGATCAGGACGGGGCGCTGAGCGTCAACGGCCGTCCGCTGATGGGCGACGGCGGGCCGCTGGAAGTGCCGCCGCAGTCTCACGTCACCATCGGCAGCGACGGCACCGTGTCGGCGCTCGGTATGGGCGACGACCCGACGATGCTGGTGCCCGTTGGCCGACTGAAGCTGGTTAACGCCGACATGAACAGCATGGTTCACGGCGACGACGGGCTGTTCCGCGCGGCGGGCGGCGAGATGCTGGCACAGGATGAAACCCTGCGCCTGACGCCGGAGGCCATCGAGGGCAGCAACGTCAGCCCGGTGCAGGCCATGACGGCGATGATCGCCAACTCACGCGGCTTCGACATGAACATGAAGGTGATCCGCACCGCCGACGAGAACGCCCAGAAGGCCAATCAGCTATTAAGCGTGAGCTAA